In the genome of Bacteroidota bacterium, the window ACCTTTTTACATCAGTAAGCCCGCTGGATACCCAATACCACTACTTTAACAAAGAAGGTAAACTAGAAAAGCATGTAAGAGTACATAGGGAGGCAAACTATGCTAAGGGATTCTTTTATAGCGACACTACTTACTATACCTACGATAAGAAAGGCAATTTGAGTAGTTTTAAATTTATTGAGTTGAATAAGTTTGGCGATACAATTGCTGTTTCTACAGGAGAATACACCTACAATAAAAAAGGGGTGTTAACCAAAGCTATAGTAAAGCATTACTCGTCAGAGTCAAATCTGGTGGATGAAAAAACCGGAAAGTGGCTGCCTGAATTGGAAGAGGAATACACTTATGCCGTTTCAGCCAAGAGTGGCAGGGTGGTTACCCATTCATATGTAAGTAAGAAAAACTACAGATACGGTGGCTCAATAAACACTGATACTAACTTTATCGACGAAGGTTATACATACTCACCTGAGGGTCTGTTGATTGGAGCTTCACGCAGTGTCAACCCGGGTGTGGTAACTCAGCGGGTGTACACTTATACCAAGTAATTTTTATACTTTCCTGCATAGGTTTTTTGGGCGTACTGCCAACTTTTTGCTAATTTGTGCTGATTGGCTAAGGGGTAGCATGAAGACACATATTATATTATTAGGAGTATTTGTATTGGCTTTTGGGGTTGCAAACGCACAGTTTGACGATACCTATAACTTTTGGAAAGCTGCCACAAACCCTGATAACAGCAAAGAAGCCTTATTGAAAAAGGAAGGGTATAAGCTGCTTAAAATTGTTGCCTTTGAAGAGGACGAGGAGGACGGTGAGCAGAAGAAAATAGGAGCAAGCACTCTTAAATATGACGATAAAGGAAAGCTGGTATATTACCTGACCGAAAAGGGCAAAGTCCAAACGTATTACAAGTATGAGTACGACCGTAGGGGCAAGGTGCTAAAATTTGTTTACAACAAAGACAAGAAAGAGTATAGCATGGAGTTGGTACCCGACCGAAAAAAGGGGTATAAAAAAATTACCATTACCGACCCTGCATGGCAGTGGGATACTGTTAAATATGTGCTTGCATCCGAAACTGACACGGCATCACAGTACTTGTCGTTTTATAAGAACGGGTTGCCCGAGAAGAACATAAAGATTAAAAAACATACAGGCTTTTCTAAAACCATTTACCATTTTGATTCTACCCTATACAAGTACGACCGTTTTGATAATTTGGCCGGTTACCGCCACGCTGTAAGCGATAAAACATCGGGTAAGCTGTGGGATGAAACAGCCGCTTATACCTACAACGCTAAAAAGCAATTGGTAAGCGCAGTGATAACAAAATTTGTTCACACATTCAGTTCAACGCAGGCAAAAATGGTAACTACCCATACGCTAACGTATGATGAAACTACGGGTAACCTGCTTACTCATTCAGTAAAGGAAGTAGAGTATTACTACGAGAACGGCGATTTGAAATTTGAGGAAGTTTTTAGTGATACTACCATTGCTTACGGAGATAAAGGGCTGCCCATCAGTCGTGCCGTAAACCGCACCCCGGGTACTCCCTTGTTGGATGCTTACACATACTCTAAAAAAATAGAATAGCGCAAGGCAAATGCCCCGCGCTATTTGTATTTTCTATTAAGATTGTTACTTCCTTCGCATTACACCTGCTGAAATCAACGACACAATTAAGCCCATCGGAACATACTCAACAAACATACCCATTAAAAACATTACCATGGGGTTGCCAAACATCGAAATGTTTTTATCAAGTTCAGCAATTTTGGCCTGCTTTTGCAATGGTTCAAGGTTTAGTTTATCAATTTCGCTCATACTGTAATCGCGGTAAAAACTTCCAAAAGGATTTCCGCTTACTGAGTTATATACCGTAAACGTGAGTGCATACATTGCGCCTGCAATCAATGTAATGTATAGCCCGATTAAAAACGCTTTCCCAAAATTCACCTTGCCGTTGTTGTATTTATCACGATAGGTTTTTACAGCAATAAATATGGTTGATAAAGACAGCAAAATGGAAGTGAATCCGAAAATTTCAGCCAGAGAATAGTTCTCAGGATTTTTCATCATCGGGAAAGAAAAGAGCATTAGTACACAAACTATAATACTTGAGATAATGCTGTAGCGGATAAGTACATTTTTCATACGAATGTTTTATTGGTTTATTGGCAGCAAATCAACTTTAAAGTACACCTATCATGCATCACCCGTATGGGTGATTTTTAGTGTTTATAAGGCTTTTCATACAAATGTATCAGAATGCTCAAGGCAAAATATTCAGGTCTTTTGCACGTTGGATGGCCTGTGTGCGGCGGTTCACATCCAGCTTTGCAAAAATATTGGCAAGGTGGGTTTTTACCGTATTAGGCGATACAAACAATAACTCCGCAACCTCTTGGTTGGTATGCCCGCGGGCAATCAACTCAAGTACTTCATGTTCACGCTTGCTTATACCCAGTTCCTTAATTTTCTCTTCATCCACCAATCCCGGTGTGCCACTACCCTCAACAACAATAAGTTGTTTGTTTTTGGTAAATAGCTTTATTCCCACCCAAATACCAACGCCGCCAAACAACAATGCAACCAGCAAAGCATAAACTTCAAAAGTATTCTCAACAA includes:
- a CDS encoding RHS repeat protein yields the protein MKKLTLFSTLLLFVVAANAQYDINYTFWNTAMNPNNDNAKAIKKAGLKSVNVVSYEPDADDTAETLQNVLFNRYDADGRVAYISETDGGNRYTEYAYDKKGRVTKYTSAPGFWIDFEYDKKGIKIKHRDTIKNRWDAVKNLFTSVSPLDTQYHYFNKEGKLEKHVRVHREANYAKGFFYSDTTYYTYDKKGNLSSFKFIELNKFGDTIAVSTGEYTYNKKGVLTKAIVKHYSSESNLVDEKTGKWLPELEEEYTYAVSAKSGRVVTHSYVSKKNYRYGGSINTDTNFIDEGYTYSPEGLLIGASRSVNPGVVTQRVYTYTK
- a CDS encoding DUF4199 domain-containing protein; the encoded protein is MKNVLIRYSIISSIIVCVLMLFSFPMMKNPENYSLAEIFGFTSILLSLSTIFIAVKTYRDKYNNGKVNFGKAFLIGLYITLIAGAMYALTFTVYNSVSGNPFGSFYRDYSMSEIDKLNLEPLQKQAKIAELDKNISMFGNPMVMFLMGMFVEYVPMGLIVSLISAGVMRRK
- a CDS encoding DNA-binding response regulator, which codes for MKFNLIVVENTFEVYALLVALLFGGVGIWVGIKLFTKNKQLIVVEGSGTPGLVDEEKIKELGISKREHEVLELIARGHTNQEVAELLFVSPNTVKTHLANIFAKLDVNRRTQAIQRAKDLNILP